Proteins encoded by one window of Burkholderia plantarii:
- a CDS encoding AzlD domain-containing protein yields MRYVLLILGMAAVTYAIRTTLFLFGERLVFPPLVRTALGFVPVTVLTAITVPMAVAPHGGGLELGWRNPQLIGALAAVLVSATTRRPLLTIAVGLAVFFVWQGIVMPRWLPA; encoded by the coding sequence ATGCGCTACGTATTGCTGATCCTCGGCATGGCCGCCGTCACCTACGCGATTCGCACCACGCTGTTCCTGTTCGGCGAGCGGCTGGTGTTCCCGCCGCTCGTGCGCACCGCGCTCGGCTTCGTGCCCGTGACCGTGCTGACCGCCATCACCGTGCCGATGGCCGTCGCGCCGCACGGCGGCGGCCTCGAACTGGGCTGGCGCAACCCGCAGCTGATCGGCGCGCTCGCCGCCGTGCTGGTGTCGGCCACCACGCGCCGCCCGCTGCTGACGATCGCGGTCGGGCTGGCGGTGTTCTTCGTCTGGCAAGGCATCGTGATGCCGCGCTGGCTGCCGGCCTGA
- a CDS encoding CreA family protein — protein MNRHLAAALASCAIVSLIPFAAHAEEVASVNTNFRLTGSDRVVVEAYDDPLVQGVTCYVSRARTGGIKGSLGIAEDPTEASIACRQVGPIHFTQPLKQQTDVFNERLSFVFKTLHVVRVVDRKRNTLVYLTYSDRIVSGSAKNSVTAVPVPDGTPIPLK, from the coding sequence CTCGCGTCCTGCGCCATCGTCTCGCTGATTCCCTTCGCCGCCCATGCCGAGGAAGTCGCCAGCGTCAACACGAACTTCCGCCTGACCGGTTCGGACCGCGTCGTCGTCGAAGCCTATGACGATCCGCTCGTGCAGGGCGTGACCTGCTACGTGTCGCGCGCGCGTACGGGCGGCATCAAGGGCAGCCTCGGCATTGCCGAGGATCCGACCGAGGCGTCGATCGCGTGCCGCCAGGTCGGACCGATCCATTTCACGCAGCCGCTCAAGCAGCAGACCGACGTGTTCAACGAACGGCTGTCGTTCGTGTTCAAGACGCTGCACGTGGTGCGCGTGGTCGACCGCAAGCGCAATACGCTCGTCTATCTGACCTACAGCGACCGGATCGTGAGCGGCAGCGCGAAGAACAGCGTGACGGCGGTGCCCGTGCCGGACGGCACGCCGATTCCGCTCAAGTAA
- a CDS encoding helix-turn-helix transcriptional regulator, which produces MRSVRLPDAARYWRTPLLPGADLVTATYRDHSFPPHWHDAYTLPVIETGAERYTYRGGQRLADTGSVPVINPGEIHTGSRATEDGWRYRVSYVPIEFLRALADEIAGKPQPVPWFPDDAIDDADFAHRLLLAYRLLEASGIDIAHPGAEAPPEVSVELATPAVGAAPLEAEMAMLDALSTLLVRHAIERPRAAVPVADEPRIARMRERLAADLTAPVTLAELAQAVGLSPFHAARLFTRATGMAPHAWRNQLRIQRALAPLRAGAPVAQVAAASGFVDQSHFTRHFKRMFGVSPGRWQGIRK; this is translated from the coding sequence ATGCGCTCCGTCCGCCTCCCCGACGCCGCCCGCTACTGGCGCACGCCGCTGCTGCCGGGCGCGGACCTCGTGACCGCCACCTACCGCGACCACTCGTTCCCGCCGCACTGGCACGACGCGTACACGCTGCCCGTGATCGAGACCGGCGCCGAGCGCTACACCTATCGCGGCGGCCAGCGCCTGGCCGACACCGGCAGCGTGCCGGTGATCAATCCCGGCGAGATCCACACCGGTTCGCGCGCCACCGAGGACGGCTGGCGCTATCGCGTGTCCTACGTGCCGATCGAGTTCCTGCGCGCCCTCGCCGACGAGATCGCCGGCAAGCCGCAGCCGGTGCCCTGGTTCCCCGACGACGCGATCGACGACGCCGACTTCGCCCATCGGCTGCTGCTCGCGTATCGCCTGCTCGAGGCGAGCGGCATCGATATCGCCCACCCCGGCGCCGAGGCGCCGCCGGAGGTCAGCGTCGAGCTGGCCACCCCCGCCGTGGGTGCCGCCCCGCTTGAGGCCGAGATGGCGATGCTCGATGCGCTGTCCACGCTGCTGGTCCGCCACGCGATCGAACGGCCGCGCGCCGCGGTGCCGGTCGCCGACGAGCCGCGCATCGCGCGCATGCGCGAACGGCTCGCGGCCGACCTGACGGCGCCCGTCACGCTGGCCGAACTCGCGCAGGCGGTGGGCTTGTCGCCGTTCCACGCGGCGCGGCTCTTCACGCGCGCGACCGGCATGGCACCGCACGCGTGGCGCAACCAGTTGCGCATCCAGCGCGCGCTGGCGCCGCTGCGCGCGGGCGCGCCGGTTGCGCAGGTCGCCGCGGCCAGCGGCTTCGTCGACCAGAGCCACTTCACGCGGCACTTCAAGCGCATGTTCGGGGTATCGCCGGGCCGCTGGCAGGGCATCCGGAAATAG
- a CDS encoding AzlC family ABC transporter permease — translation MNPSHSSSPAARPPLREFADGARDTFPMMVGAAPFGVIFGTLVTAGPLAWWHGELMSLAVFAGSAQFIAIGLIAGGASALVVVATTFVVNLRHLLYSATLAPYVAHLPLRWRATLGAVMTDEVFAVVYARYRHHQPGEVGPHYFLGSGVAMYLNWQLWTLIGLLFGAAFPGLQSLGLDFAMAATFIAIVVPQLVALRYLAAAATAGVIAQLCHALPYKLGLLAAVIAGVAVGVALSLRDVARARSRACEEATS, via the coding sequence TTGAACCCGTCTCATTCCAGCTCTCCCGCCGCGCGGCCGCCGCTGCGCGAATTCGCCGACGGCGCGCGCGACACGTTTCCGATGATGGTCGGCGCGGCGCCGTTCGGCGTGATCTTCGGCACGCTCGTCACCGCCGGCCCGCTCGCGTGGTGGCATGGCGAACTGATGTCGCTCGCCGTGTTCGCGGGCTCGGCGCAATTCATCGCGATCGGCCTGATCGCCGGCGGCGCCAGCGCGCTGGTGGTGGTCGCCACCACCTTCGTGGTGAACCTGCGCCACCTGCTCTATTCGGCCACGCTCGCGCCCTACGTGGCCCACCTGCCGCTGCGCTGGCGCGCGACGCTCGGCGCCGTGATGACCGACGAGGTGTTCGCGGTGGTCTACGCGCGCTATCGCCACCACCAGCCCGGCGAGGTCGGCCCGCACTACTTCCTCGGCTCCGGCGTCGCGATGTACCTGAACTGGCAGCTCTGGACCCTCATCGGGCTGCTGTTCGGCGCCGCGTTCCCGGGCCTGCAGTCGCTCGGCCTCGATTTCGCGATGGCGGCCACCTTCATCGCGATCGTGGTGCCGCAGCTCGTCGCGCTGCGCTATCTGGCGGCGGCGGCCACCGCCGGCGTGATCGCGCAGCTCTGCCACGCGTTGCCGTACAAGCTCGGCCTGCTCGCGGCCGTGATCGCGGGCGTCGCCGTCGGCGTCGCGCTGTCGCTGCGCGACGTCGCCCGCGCGCGCAGCCGCGCTTGCGAGGAGGCCACCTCGTGA